From Triticum aestivum cultivar Chinese Spring chromosome 4A, IWGSC CS RefSeq v2.1, whole genome shotgun sequence, a single genomic window includes:
- the LOC123087627 gene encoding uncharacterized protein isoform X1 translates to MRGGDGRTIRRRGGWGTGKEAKRGRRDMKHSFPAVSPGASIAINLASRCRRQFHHTRCEEISADNLIPKDLALKIATKIRAGERFAVYVVIPMWPEGIPTSASEQDFFLLAHSAWQAHSGMMGSGPLFWQDPPGERAWRPHGEPANGGILLPNSSLLVLHPTR, encoded by the exons ATGCGTGGCGGTGACGGGAGGACCATCAGAAGAAGAGGAGGATGGGGAACAGGGAAGGAGGCCAAGCGGGGGAGGAGAGACATGAAGCATTCATTTCCTGCCGTTTCTCCAG GTGCCTCCATCGCTATCAATCTCGCATCGAGATGTCGACGGCAATTCCATCATACCCGGTGTGAAGAAATAA GTGCGGACAATCTAATACCAAAGGACTTGGCCCTCAAAATTGCAACCAAGATTAGAGCTGGCGAACGATTTGCAGTTTATGTAGTCATACCAATGTGGCCTGAAGGAATCCCTACCTCAGCCTCTGAGCaagatttttttcttttag CGCATTCTGCGTGGCAGGCACATTCAGGCATGATGGGTTCCGGTCCACTCTTCTGGCAAGACCCTCCTGGTGAACGAGCGTGGCGTCCTCATGGAGAGCCTGCAAATGGGGGAATTTTACTACCTAATTCTTCGCTTCTGGTGCTGCATCCAACAAGATGA
- the LOC123087627 gene encoding uncharacterized protein isoform X2: MRGGDGRTIRRRGGWGTGKEAKRGRRDMKHSFPAVSPGASIAINLASRCRRQFHHTRCEEISADNLIPKDLALKIATKIRAGERFAVYVVIPMWPEGIPTSASEQDFFLLGTFRHDGFRSTLLARPSW; encoded by the exons ATGCGTGGCGGTGACGGGAGGACCATCAGAAGAAGAGGAGGATGGGGAACAGGGAAGGAGGCCAAGCGGGGGAGGAGAGACATGAAGCATTCATTTCCTGCCGTTTCTCCAG GTGCCTCCATCGCTATCAATCTCGCATCGAGATGTCGACGGCAATTCCATCATACCCGGTGTGAAGAAATAA GTGCGGACAATCTAATACCAAAGGACTTGGCCCTCAAAATTGCAACCAAGATTAGAGCTGGCGAACGATTTGCAGTTTATGTAGTCATACCAATGTGGCCTGAAGGAATCCCTACCTCAGCCTCTGAGCaagatttttttcttttag GCACATTCAGGCATGATGGGTTCCGGTCCACTCTTCTGGCAAGACCCTCCTGGTGA